From a single Chlorogloeopsis sp. ULAP01 genomic region:
- a CDS encoding RluA family pseudouridine synthase, whose protein sequence is MSEISLQVEEQGERLDRYLAGKLTDLSRSRIQQLIEQGNIQVNGKVCTSKKANVKVGDRITLEIPAAEPLKLQAEDIPLDILYEDDQLLILNKAAGLVVHPAPGHPDGTLVNAILAHCPNLPGIGGVQRPGIVHRLDKDTTGAIAIAKTELAHQHLQAQLKAKTARREYLGIVYGAPKTESGTVDFAIGRHPVDRKKMAILPVEQGGRSAVTHWRVLERLGNYTLMHFQLETGRTHQIRVHSSHIGHPIVGDPVYSSGRSIGVNLPGQALHAWRLRLQHPLSGDWVEVTAPVPQTFTTLLEVLRRRVGISPWS, encoded by the coding sequence GTGAGCGAAATTAGTTTACAAGTAGAAGAACAAGGAGAACGTCTAGATCGCTACCTTGCCGGAAAATTAACAGATTTATCTCGTTCTCGTATTCAACAGTTAATTGAACAAGGTAACATCCAAGTTAACGGCAAAGTCTGCACGTCTAAAAAGGCAAACGTTAAAGTAGGCGATCGCATCACGCTAGAAATTCCTGCTGCTGAACCCCTCAAACTGCAAGCAGAAGATATTCCCCTAGACATCCTCTACGAAGACGATCAACTGCTGATTCTCAACAAAGCTGCGGGGTTAGTAGTTCATCCTGCACCTGGTCATCCTGATGGTACCTTGGTTAATGCGATTTTAGCTCATTGTCCCAACCTACCAGGAATTGGTGGAGTACAGCGTCCGGGAATTGTCCACAGGTTAGACAAGGATACAACAGGAGCGATCGCTATTGCCAAAACCGAATTGGCTCATCAACACCTACAAGCACAACTCAAAGCTAAAACTGCACGCCGAGAATACTTAGGCATTGTCTACGGTGCGCCGAAAACAGAAAGTGGTACTGTTGATTTTGCGATCGGCCGTCATCCTGTAGATCGCAAAAAAATGGCTATCCTGCCCGTAGAACAAGGAGGACGTTCTGCGGTAACCCATTGGCGAGTATTAGAACGCCTGGGTAACTATACATTGATGCATTTTCAACTCGAAACCGGACGTACCCATCAAATTCGCGTCCATAGTTCACATATTGGTCATCCTATTGTCGGCGATCCTGTTTATAGTTCAGGTCGTTCTATCGGTGTAAATTTACCAGGGCAAGCACTCCATGCTTGGCGATTAAGATTACAGCATCCGTTATCTGGAGACTGGGTTGAAGTCACTGCGCCTGTTCCACAAACATTCACAACTCTACTCGAAGTTTTACGGCGACGAGTTGGCATCTCTCCTTGGAGCTAA
- a CDS encoding response regulator produces the protein MKVLPINRYRFYQSLQPLFLLKKITSKSTTGCLQVFTASASWLIYVREGKLIYACCTEKMFEILYKHLQHLSQKIPTLHHGIKEHLQAIFETGIENQAIPNPDYLAICWLVKQKYLTPAQAGILIEQLALEVLEPFLNLKEGSYEFTSYSFLDEMPKYCHLDIRLLVECCQKRSRQHLENKSSQSSLFSNNTKSTRFSAINVNTTANPAQSKPTLSKPSTNKVLTHRIVTENQNSRFILQTPTEKKVHKVLCIDDSPIVVNTIQRFLDEQIFSIVGINESLKGLVHIIRLQPDIILLDIEMPNIDGYELCSLVRNHSSFKETPIIMITGRTSFIDKARAKIVGASDFLNKPFSQADLIKILFQYID, from the coding sequence ATGAAGGTACTTCCTATAAATAGATACAGATTTTATCAATCACTACAACCACTATTTCTCCTCAAAAAAATTACTAGTAAATCAACTACTGGTTGTTTGCAAGTTTTTACAGCTTCAGCCTCTTGGTTAATCTATGTACGGGAGGGAAAATTAATTTATGCCTGCTGTACAGAGAAAATGTTTGAAATCCTTTACAAGCACTTACAGCATTTAAGTCAAAAAATTCCCACTCTCCATCATGGAATTAAAGAACACCTGCAAGCAATATTTGAAACTGGGATTGAAAATCAAGCAATACCGAATCCAGATTATTTAGCTATTTGTTGGTTAGTTAAGCAAAAGTATCTTACACCTGCTCAAGCTGGAATTTTGATAGAACAGTTGGCGCTAGAAGTTTTAGAGCCTTTTTTGAACTTAAAAGAGGGAAGTTATGAATTTACTTCCTATAGTTTTCTTGATGAGATGCCAAAGTACTGTCATCTAGATATACGTTTACTTGTTGAATGCTGTCAAAAGCGATCGCGGCAACATCTGGAAAATAAATCATCACAAAGTAGCTTATTTAGTAACAATACAAAATCGACAAGATTTAGTGCTATCAATGTGAATACGACTGCAAATCCTGCTCAGTCGAAACCGACATTATCAAAACCAAGTACCAATAAGGTTTTGACTCACCGTATTGTCACCGAAAACCAAAATAGTCGATTTATTCTCCAAACACCTACTGAGAAAAAAGTTCACAAAGTCTTATGTATTGATGACAGTCCAATAGTAGTTAATACTATTCAAAGATTTTTAGATGAGCAAATTTTTTCTATCGTTGGTATTAATGAGTCATTGAAAGGTTTAGTACATATTATTCGTCTTCAACCAGACATAATTCTACTAGACATTGAGATGCCAAACATAGATGGTTATGAACTGTGTTCTTTAGTACGCAATCATTCTTCTTTTAAAGAAACACCTATAATTATGATTACTGGCAGAACAAGTTTTATAGATAAAGCTAGAGCTAAAATTGTCGGAGCTTCAGATTTTTTGAATAAGCCTTTTTCTCAAGCTGATTTAATCAAAATTCTCTTTCAATATATTGATTAA
- a CDS encoding phycocyanin/phycoerythrocyanin subunit beta yields MLDAFSRVVEQADKKGAYLSGDEINALQAVVADSNKRLDVVNRLTSNASSIVANAYRALVAERPQVFNPGGACFHHRNQAACIRDLGFILRYVTYSVLAGDTSAMDDRCLNGLRETYQALGTPGDAVASGIQKMKEAALQIANDPNGITRGDCSQLMSEVASYFDRAAAAVA; encoded by the coding sequence ATGCTTGACGCTTTTTCTAGAGTCGTTGAACAAGCTGATAAAAAAGGTGCTTACCTGAGTGGTGATGAAATTAATGCTCTCCAGGCAGTAGTTGCTGATAGCAATAAGCGCTTGGATGTAGTCAACCGACTCACTAGCAATGCTTCCTCCATTGTGGCGAATGCTTATCGTGCTTTAGTAGCAGAACGTCCGCAAGTATTTAATCCTGGCGGTGCTTGCTTCCACCATCGCAACCAAGCTGCTTGCATCCGCGATCTGGGATTCATTCTGCGTTATGTAACTTATTCCGTACTAGCAGGCGATACCAGTGCTATGGACGATCGCTGCTTGAACGGTTTGCGTGAAACATATCAAGCTCTTGGTACTCCTGGCGATGCTGTCGCTTCTGGAATTCAAAAAATGAAAGAAGCTGCACTTCAAATTGCTAACGATCCTAACGGAATTACCAGAGGCGATTGTAGTCAATTAATGTCTGAAGTAGCTAGTTATTTTGACCGTGCTGCTGCTGCTGTTGCTTAA